A region from the Diadema setosum chromosome 13, eeDiaSeto1, whole genome shotgun sequence genome encodes:
- the LOC140236906 gene encoding very long chain fatty acid elongase 4-like — MSLTQRITETYLSILAKGDPRVESWLLLQSPLPCALILLAYFAMLWIVPKAMESRKPFDLKPVLVVYNTALVLLSVYMFYEFRMASWLSGYNYLCDPVNYSNDPLAIRMANVCWWYFFSKIIELLDTVFFILRKKNNQVTFLHVYHHSTMIVNWWLGVKFVAGGQSFFLAMCNCLVHVLMYTYYALSALGPHMQKYLTWKKYLTQVQLVQFFMVLLHTGVNIFVDCSFPKGFDYAVFLYAVSMVLLFGNFYSKAYREKSSKHRV, encoded by the exons ATGTCTCTTACCCAACGTATTACAGAAACCTATCTCTCGATCCTTGCCAAAGGAG ATCCCAGGGTAGAGAGCTGGCTGTTGCTGCAATCCCCATTGCCATGCGCTCTCATTTTGCTGGCGTACTTCGCTATGCTCTGGATCGTTCCCAAGGCGATGGAGAGCCGAAAGCCATTCGATCTAAAGCCCGTACTCGTCGTCTACAATACCGCCCTCGTGCTCTTGTCAGTATACATGTTCTACGAG TTTCGAATGGCATCCTGGCTGTCCGGTTACAACTATTTGTGCGACCCCGTCAACTACAGCAATGATCCCTTGGCGATAAGG ATGGCCAACGTGTGCTGGTGGTACTTTTTCTCGAAGATCATCGAGCTCCTCGACACGGTGTTCTTCATCCTACGCAAGAAGAACAACCAGGTCACCTTCTTGCACGTCTACCATCACAGTACCATGATCGTTAACTGGTGGCTTGGGGTGAAGTTCGTCGCCGGCGGGCAGT CATTTTTCCTGGCGATGTGCAATTGTTTGGTGCATGTGCTGATGTACACGTACTATGCCCTGTCTGCGCTTGGGCCTCATATGCAGAAGTATCTTACATGGAAAAAATATCTGACACAGGTCCAACTG GTACAGTTCTTCATGGTCCTCCTCCATACCGGAGTCAACATCTTCGTGGACTGCTCCTTCCCCAAAGGATTCGACTACGCCGTCTTCCTCTACGCAGTATCGATGGTCCTTCTCTTCGGCAATTTTTACAGCAAGGCCTATAGGGAAAAGAGCTCCAAGCACAGAGTATGA
- the LOC140236548 gene encoding uncharacterized protein — MASGFTPANTSTCDECHTDVMSVETSYRLEIQKNLCAKCAIEQHDSIKGLADQVKWTCQKHTDRKAELFCITHDYPICQVCAVTSNHTDCKRDDINDVRKEREKELAELICRAKTRSEELKQSDEEIHHTFQTTNRLTMIREQVSAAAEDEKSKIIKDRDQREERINADYNEQIRKLTEMRNERLKQTRDEAEEKLRKIRDEQYSLEEQIDRVERELQASKIELMPGLEELATDIRDGCMKAENLIIKQENLMKDFRDITRQMTERLSVELSRETLDRVKEVIAEIKFKRESGLLGSLEGLGERWLRVSDICFGMGNSSTRFLGFISSNEVVIEDRNYIITRRLDNMAAAPRFILLLVFKPVCYNPLSDGGHVFGTTDGKLYLYGQQWNYEKMIKTEYLKPLIVTVDKNGLIFAAEIGGSSISVFCPNDGKCLHTIKLPKKMSMRDLKTMSTGNVVVLVDMRKCGNVICILDRSDAIKCKTYISRRAGCVNLRIAVDMTSDCVYLLQFDFERRLFVVSEVFRCGREVSRCAMEWCHDFPHPSLSFDLLPPDLFIVRNAAQFTIFKRLPLFKFCEGTVASSGEGVLG, encoded by the coding sequence atggcCTCTGGTTTTACTCCAGCTAATACCAGCACGTGTGATGAGTGCCATACTGACGTGATGTCTGTCGAAACTTCCTATCGCCTCGAGATCCAGAAAAACTTGTGCGCTAAATGTGCTATTGAACAACATGACTCTATCAAAGGATTGGCAGACCAAGTGAAATGGACTTGTCAGAAGCACACCGATAGGAAAGCCGAGCTTTTCTGCATCACTCATGACTATCCAATTTGTCAGGTGTGTGCCGTTACCTCGAACCACACAGACTGTAAAAGGGATGACATTAACGAcgtgagaaaagaaagagaaaaagaactAGCGGAACTCATCTGCCGTGCTAAAACTAGAAGTGAAGAACTGAAACAAAGCGATGAAGAAATACATCACACTTTTCAAACGACAAATCGTTTAACGATGATTAGAGAGCAGGTGTCTGCTGCCGCTGAAGACGAGAAATCGAAAATCATTAAAGATCGAGACCAGAGGGAAGAGAGGATCAATGCAGATTATAATGAGCAGATCAGGAAGTTAACTGAAATGCGTAACGAGAGGCTGAAACAGACCCGAGATGAAGCGGAGGAGAAACTCCGGAAGATCCGAGACGAGCAGTACTCACTTGAGGAGCAGATAGACAGGGTAGAACGGGAGCTGCAAGCAAGTAAAATTGAACTCATGCCTGGTCTCGAAGAGCTAGCTACCGACATCAGGGATGGATGTATGAAAGCTGAAAACCTCATCATCAAACAAGAGAATTTAATGAAGGACTTTCGTGACATCACCCGGCAAATGACTGAGCGCCTCAGTGTTGAGCTTAGCAGAGAGACACTAGACAGAGTGAAAGAGGTAATTGCAGAAATTAAGTTCAAAAGGGAAAGTGGACTTCTCGGTAGTCTAGAAGGGTTGGGAGAAAGATGGCTTAGAGTGAGTGATATATGCTTCGGCATGGGGAATTCTTCCACGCGTTTCCTAGGGTTCATCAGTAGCAATGAAGTGGTTATCGAAGACAGGAATTACATAATCACTAGGCGTCTTGATAATATGGCAGCAGCTCCTAGGTTCATTTTGTTACTTGTGTTCAAGCCTGTCTGTTACAATCCTCTGTCTGATGGTGGACATGTCTTCGGCACCACTGACGGTAAACTTTATTTGTACGGTCAGCAGTGGAATTATGAGAAAATGATTAAAACCGAGTACCTGAAGCCGCTTATAGTTACCGTCGACAAAAATGGATTGATTTTTGCTGCAGAAATCGGTGGGTCTTCCATTTCCGTGTTCTGCCCCAACGACGGGAAATGCCTTCACACTATCAAGTTgccaaaaaaaatgtcaatgagaGATTTGAAGACCATGTCAACAGGAAACGTGGTCGTGCTCGTTGACATGCGCAAGTGCGGAAACGTTATCTGTATATTAGATCGATCTGATGCGATCAAGTGTAAAACTTACATTTCTAGGCGCGCTGGTTGTGTAAATCTGAGAATTGCGGTCGATATGACAAGCGACTGCGTATACCTTCTGCAGTTTGACTTTGAGCGGCGTTTATTTGTTGTTAGCGAGGTTTTTCGATGTGGCCGTGAAGTATCACGTTGCGCTATGGAATGGTGCCACGATTTCCCTCATCCTTCCCTGTCATTTGACCTTCTACCACCAGACTTGTTCATTGTTCGTAATGCTGCTCAGTTCACCATCTTCAAAAGACTTCCACTGTTCAAATTTTGTGAGGGAACGGTGGCCTCCTCTGGCGAGGGTGTGTTGGGGTAG